From Lepisosteus oculatus isolate fLepOcu1 chromosome 8, fLepOcu1.hap2, whole genome shotgun sequence, one genomic window encodes:
- the pygl gene encoding glycogen phosphorylase, liver form, which translates to MATPLTDQEKRKQISIRGIVGVENVSEVKKGFNRHLHFTLVKDRNVATQRDYFFALAHTVRDHLVGRWIRTQQFYYEADPKRVYYLSLEFYMGRTLENTMINLGLQNACDEAIYQLGLDIEDLEEMEEDAGLGNGGLGRLAACFLDSMATLGLAAYGYGIRYEYGIFNQKIREGWQVEEADDWLRHGNPWEKARPEYMLPVHFYGRVEQTREGSKWVDTQVVLAMPYDTPIPGYMNNTVNTMRLWSARAPNDFNLRDFNIGDYIQAVLNRNLAENITRVLYPNDNFFEGKELRLKQEYFVVAATLQDIIRRFKACKKVSPGASTSFDTFPDKVAIQLNDTHPAMAIPELMRILVDIEKLPWDKAWDITKKTFAYTNHTVLPEALERWPVHLMENLLPRHLQIIYEINQKHLDKMAALFPGDMDRIRRMSLIEEDGGKKINMAHLCIVGSHAVNGVAQIHSNIIKKDVFRDFSELEPDKFQNKTNGITPRRWLLLCNAGLAELIAETIGEDYVKDLSQLKKLINFVDNDNFIRDVAKVKQDNKVKFAQYLEKEYKVKINASSMFDVHVKRIHEYKRQLLNCLHIITMYNRIKKDPTAPFVPRTVIIGGKAAPGYHMAKTIIKLITSVGEVVNSDPAVGNKLKVIFLENYRVSLAEKVIPATDLSEQISTAGTEASGTGNMKFMLNGALTIGTMDGANVEMAEEAGEENLFIFGMRVEDVAELDKKGYDAREYYNELPELKHVIDQIKSGFFSPKQPDLFNDVINMLFNHDRFKVFADYEAYVKCQERVSKLYKNPKEWTKMVIKNIAASGKFSSDRTIKEYAQEIWGVAPTDLKIPPPNEPREAIEETAKAVKPKKV; encoded by the exons ATGGCGACCCCGTTGACAGACCAAGAGAAGAGAAAGCAGATCAGTATTAGGGGGATAGTTGGCGTAGAAAatgtttctgaggtgaaaaaaggCTTTAACCGTCACCTGCACTTCACCCTAGTGAAAGACAGGAATGTGGCGACGCAGCGTGATTACTTTTTTGCTCTTGCACACACGGTGCGAGATCATCTGGTTGGGAGATGGATCCGTACACAGCAGTTCTACTATGAAGCCGACCCAAAG AGGGTGTACTATCTCTCCCTGGAGTTCTATATGGGTCGAACCCTGGAGAACACCATGATCAACCTGGGGCTGCAGAATGCCTGCGATGAGGCCATCTACCAG CTGGGTTTGGATATAGAAGACCTGGAGGAGATGGAAGAAGATGCTGGGCTTGGGAATGGAGGTTTGGGCAGACTTGCAG catGCTTCCTTGACTCGATGGCTACCCTTGGCCTTGCCGCATATGGATATGGCATTCGATACGAGTACGGCATCTTCAATCAGAAAATCCGCGAGGGCTGGCAG GTGGAGGAGGCCGACGATTGGCTGAGACATGGCAACCCCTGGGAGAAAGCCCGCCCGGAGTACATGCTGCCTGTTCATTTTTATGGCCGTGTGGAACAAACCAGGGAAGGCTCCAAATGGGTTGAtacacag GTGGTCCTGGCAATGCCTTATGACACCCCGATTCCGGGGTACATGAACAACACTGTCAACACCATGAGGCTGTGGTCTGCTCGTGCACCCAATGACTTCAACCTGCGGGACT TTAATATTGGAGACTACATTCAGGCTGTACTGAACAGGAATCTGGCTGAAAACATCACCAGAGTGCTCTATCCTAATGATAAT TTCTTTGAAGGGAAGGAGCTACGTTTGAAGCAGGAGTATTTCGTGGTTGCTGCAACCCTGCAGGACATCATTCGTCGTTTTAAAGCCTGTAAGAAGGTGTCGCCGGGAGCATCCACCTCCTTTGACACCTTTCCCGATAAG GTGGCAATCCAGCTGAACGACACGCATCCAGCAATGGCTATCCCTGAGCTGATGAGGATCCTGGTGGACATTGAAAAATTGCCTTGGGATAAG GCCTGGGACATCACCAAGAAGACCTTTGCCTACACCAACCACACAGTGCTGCCTGAAGCTCTAGAACGCTGGCCAGTGCACCTGATGGAGAACCTACTCCCTCGGCACCTGCAGATCATCTATGAAATTAACCAGAAGCACCTGGAT AAAATGGCGGCGCTGTTTCCTGGTGACATGGACCGGATCCGCAGGATGTCTCTGATTGAAGAAGACGGAGGGAAGAAAATCAACATGGCCCACTTGTGCATTGTTGGGTCTCATGCAGTCAATGGAGTTGCCCAAATCCATTCCAACATAATTAAGAAGGACGT GTTCCGTGACTTCAGCGAGCTGGAGCCTGATAAGTTCCAGAACAAAACTAATGGAATAACTCCAAGACGCTGGCTACTGCTCTGCAATGCCGGGCTGGCAGAGCTCATTGCCGAG ACTATTGGTGAGGATTATGTGAAAGACCTCAGCCAGTTAAAGAAGCTCATTAACTTTGTGGACAATGATAATTTTATTCGAGATGTTGCCAAAGTCAAGCAG GACAACAAGGTAAAGTTTGCCCAGTATCTGGAGAAGGAATACAAGGTGAAGATAAATGCTTCTTCCATGTTTGATGTCCATGTGAAGAGAATCCATGAGTACAAGCGGCAGCTCCTCAACTGCCTGCACATTATCACCATGTACAACC GAATAAAGAAGGACCCAACCGCTCCATTTGTACCACGAACAGTGATTATTGGTGGTAAA GCAGCTCCAGGATATCACATGGCGAAAACGATTATCAAACTCATCACTTCTGTAGGAGAGGTTGTGAACAGTGACCCAGCGGTTGGAAACAAGCTGAAAGTCATCTTTCTGGAGAACTACAGAGTTTCTCTTGCCGAAAAAG TGATCCCTGCTACAGATCTGTCTGAGCAGATCTCCACCGCAGGCACCGAGGCTTCCGGCACAGGAAACATGAAGTTCATGCTGAATGGGGCTTTGACCATCGGGACCATGGACGGAGCCAATGTGGAAATGGCGGAGGAAGCTGGCGAGGAGAACCTTTTCATTTTCGGGATGCGGGTGGAGGATGTCGCCGAGCTTGATAAGAAGGG CTATGATGCCAGAGAATACTATAATGAGTTGCCTGAACTGAAGCACGTTATAGACCAGATCAAGAGTGGATTCTTCTCCCCCAAGCAGCCAGACCTCTTCAATGATGTCATCAACATGCTTTTCAACCATGACAG GTTTAAGGTCTTTGCAGACTATGAAGCTTATGTAAAATGCCAAGAGAGGGTCAGCAAGCTGTACAAA AACCCAAAGGAGTGGACTAAGATGGTGATCAAAAACATTGCTGCCTCTGGGAAGTTCTCCAGCGACAGGACAATCAAGGAGTATGCCCAGGAGATCTGGGGAGTGGCGCCCACAGACTTGAAGATCCCACCACCAAACGAGCCACGAGAGGCTATCGAGGAGACAGCCAAGGCGGTAAAGCCAAAAAAGGTGTAA